The proteins below come from a single Paracoccus sp. SCSIO 75233 genomic window:
- a CDS encoding GNAT family N-acetyltransferase, which yields MFARRRPIRVETERTVLRLPQHSDFNAWTMLRAESREFLTPWEPTWSEDHLSRKAFTNRVYWAQRASRNGTAIPFFVERSVDGVLLGAITLDNIRRGPAQMATIGYWIGAPHARQGYMAEAISAVVNHAFTGMDLSRIEAACLSDNVASRAVLERSGFKYEGVAQSYLQINGRWRTHVLYANLRHDRRGRTDAG from the coding sequence ATGTTTGCGCGGCGTCGTCCGATACGGGTAGAAACCGAACGGACGGTGCTGCGCCTGCCGCAGCATTCGGATTTCAACGCCTGGACCATGCTGCGCGCCGAAAGCCGCGAGTTTCTGACCCCGTGGGAGCCGACATGGTCGGAGGATCATCTGTCGCGGAAGGCCTTCACCAACCGGGTCTATTGGGCGCAGCGGGCCAGCCGGAATGGCACGGCGATCCCGTTTTTTGTCGAACGCAGCGTTGACGGTGTCCTGCTGGGGGCGATCACGCTGGACAATATCCGTCGAGGTCCCGCTCAGATGGCAACGATTGGTTACTGGATCGGTGCGCCACATGCGCGTCAGGGCTATATGGCGGAGGCGATCTCGGCTGTCGTCAATCATGCCTTCACGGGAATGGACCTGTCCCGGATCGAGGCGGCGTGCCTGTCCGACAATGTCGCCTCCCGTGCGGTTCTGGAGCGGTCGGGCTTCAAATATGAGGGCGTGGCGCAAAGCTATTTGCAGATAAACGGACGCTGGCGGACGCATGTTCTCTATGCCAATCTGCGCCACGACCGGCGGGGCCGTACCGACGCCGGATAG
- a CDS encoding pitrilysin family protein: protein MSDTNITTLPNGLRIVTRRMPSLHSATLGVWVNAGGRDERAEQNGIAHFLEHMAFKGTATRTALQIAEEIEDVGGYINAYTSRDTTAYYARVLAPDTSLALDVISDILLNPSFDEREIEVERGVILQEIGQALDTPDDIVFDWLQEAAYPDQAIGRTILGPAERVSQFGRPDLARFVTEHYGPGQMILAAAGAVDHDTIVRQAEASLGKLPAREALGRDGASWQGSEIRRVKNLEQAHFTLAFEGPGYLSPQFHAAQIWTVAMGGGMSSRLFQKIREERGLCYTIFAQSGFHDDTGMMTVYAGTAGEDLPELAQLTVDELKRSVDSLSDAEIARAKAQLKAGMLMGLESSSGQAERIARSLSIWGRVPEPAESAARIDAVTRQDIAEYAAALIARRPAMALYGPVEGAPTLDRLSERLAA from the coding sequence TTGAGCGATACGAATATCACCACGCTGCCGAACGGGCTGCGCATCGTCACCCGCCGGATGCCGAGCCTGCACTCGGCCACGCTGGGAGTCTGGGTCAATGCCGGGGGCCGTGACGAACGGGCCGAGCAGAACGGCATCGCGCATTTTCTGGAGCATATGGCGTTCAAGGGCACCGCGACCCGGACCGCCCTTCAGATTGCCGAGGAGATCGAGGATGTTGGCGGCTATATCAACGCCTATACCTCCCGTGACACCACGGCCTACTACGCGCGTGTACTCGCGCCGGATACCTCGCTGGCGCTTGATGTGATTTCCGACATCCTGCTGAACCCGAGCTTTGACGAGCGCGAGATCGAGGTTGAACGCGGGGTGATCCTACAGGAAATCGGGCAGGCACTGGATACGCCCGATGACATCGTGTTCGACTGGTTGCAGGAAGCCGCCTATCCCGATCAGGCGATAGGGCGCACGATACTCGGCCCGGCAGAGCGGGTGTCGCAGTTCGGCCGCCCCGATCTGGCGCGTTTCGTGACGGAGCATTACGGGCCGGGTCAGATGATCCTCGCCGCGGCGGGCGCGGTCGATCACGACACAATCGTCCGGCAGGCGGAGGCGAGCCTTGGGAAATTGCCCGCGCGTGAGGCTCTGGGGCGTGACGGTGCCTCGTGGCAGGGTTCCGAAATCCGGCGGGTCAAGAATCTGGAGCAGGCGCATTTCACGCTGGCCTTTGAGGGGCCGGGTTATCTGTCGCCGCAATTCCATGCCGCGCAAATCTGGACGGTTGCTATGGGCGGCGGCATGTCCTCGCGGCTGTTTCAGAAAATCCGTGAGGAGCGCGGGTTGTGCTATACGATCTTCGCGCAATCCGGCTTTCACGACGATACCGGCATGATGACCGTTTATGCGGGGACGGCGGGCGAAGACCTGCCCGAACTTGCGCAGTTGACGGTCGATGAACTGAAACGCTCCGTCGACAGTCTCAGCGATGCGGAGATTGCGCGTGCTAAGGCACAGCTCAAGGCCGGGATGCTGATGGGACTCGAAAGCAGCTCCGGTCAGGCGGAACGGATCGCGCGGTCGCTGTCGATCTGGGGCCGTGTGCCGGAACCGGCGGAATCCGCTGCCCGCATCGACGCGGTCACCCGTCAGGACATAGCCGAATATGCCGCCGCATTGATCGCACGCCGCCCGGCAATGGCGCTTTACGGTCCGGTCGAGGGCGCGCCGACTCTGGACCGGCTGAGCGAAAGGCTCGCTGCATGA